In Glycine max cultivar Williams 82 chromosome 7, Glycine_max_v4.0, whole genome shotgun sequence, a single window of DNA contains:
- the LOC102663883 gene encoding uncharacterized protein, whose amino-acid sequence MTTVCTVLAFASINQWHLQQLDINNDFLHGDLSEYVYMDIPPGLPDSLGTQFVRSVDASEYMKTGQKIFELLDSFVEEIGEKNVIQVVTDNGSNYVKQVMRPRIFWTPCAAHCLDLMLEDIEKIPKVKRVIQRGIKLVGYIYNHTLALNTMRKFTQKTELVRHGVTRFATTFLTLQRLHKQKANLRRLFTSDEWLKSKVAKEPKGKQATDVILIPSFWNDVVYALKAMRPLVSVLRLVDNEKKPAMGFIYEAMDRAKKAIQRAFNNNEGKYKDILAIIDKRWDCQLHHPLHAGVEVHKQLVVYKRARERFGMTAAVKARTEISPAHQDVSIHSKKRSRLEHQKLQDLVYVKYNQALLDRFECHDVIDPIALNDNDDSNEWLLGESEGEEAGNDLDFDDDDDLNWLDVAEATGAERYYNNGHPALSVIPILGWAALLRYARLDNYAKPTGQCAFKEWGG is encoded by the exons ATGACCACAGTTTGTACTGTTCTCGCTTTTGCCTCAATCAATCAGTGGCACCTTCAACAATTAGACATCAATAACGATTTTCTTCATGGTGATCTTTCAGAATATGTATACATGGACATCCCACCTGGCTTGCCTG ATTCCTTAGGAACACAATTTGTGAGGAGTGTGGATGCTTCTGAATACATGAAGACTGGTCAgaagatctttgagcttttggATAGCTTTGTTGAGGAGATTGGAGAAAAGAATGTTATTCAAGTGGTGACGGACAATGGAAGTAATTAT GTAAAACAAGTCATGAGACCAAGAATATTTTGGACTCCATGTGCTGCACATTGTCTTGACTTGATGCTAGAAGATATTGAAAAGATCCCAAAAGTAAAAAGGGTTATACAAAGAGGCATCAAGCTTGTAGGCTACATTTACAACCATACATTGGCTTTGAACACCATGAGGAAATTCACACAAAAAACTGAATTGGTGAGACATGGAGTTACAAGATTTGCTACCACTTTCTTAACTTTGCAAAGATTGCATAAGCAAAAGGCCAATCTTAGAAGGTTGTTTACTTCAGATGAATGGTTGAAGTCTAAGGTAGCTAAAGAGCCCAAGGGGAAGCAAGCAACAGATGTTATTCTTATTCcatcattttggaatgatgttgTTTATGCTTTAAAAGCTATGAGGCCTCTTGTAAGTGTGTTGAGGTTGGTGGATAATGAAAAGAAACCTGCAATGGGTTTCATTTATGAAGCAATGGATAGGGCCAAAAAAGCAATTCAAAGAGCTTTCAATAACAATGAAGGGAAGTATAAGGATATCCTTGCAATCATTGATAAAAGATGGGATTGCCAACTTCACCACCCTTTGCATGCAGGGG TTGAAGTTCACAAACAATTGGTAGTGTATAAAAGGGCTAGAGAGAGGTTTGGTATGACTGCAGCAGTGAAAGCAAGGACTGAAATATCTCCTG CTCATCAGGATGTGAGC attCACTCAAAGAAGAGAAGTAGGCTTGAGCACCAAAAGCTTCAAGATTTGGTTTATGTTAAGTATAACCAAGCTCTTCTAGATCGCTTTGAGTGTCATGATGTGATTGATCCTATTGCTTtaaatgataatgatgataGCAATGAGTGGTTATTGGGAGAATCGGAAGGAGAAGAAGCTGGTAATGATTTggattttgatgatgatgatgatttgaaTTGGTTAGATGTTGCTGAGGCAACTGGGGCTG AAAGATATTATAATAACGGTCATCCCGCGCTATCCGTTATCCCAATTTTGGGGTGGGCCGCACTGCTCCGCTACGCCCGTCTTGACAACTATGCAAAACCAACTGGCCAATGTGCTTTCAAAGAATGGGGTGGCTAG
- the LOC100820254 gene encoding protein NRT1/ PTR FAMILY 8.1, whose protein sequence is MAEDDIYTQDGTITISKKPANKKKTGNWKACYFILGNECSERLAYYGMSTNLVNYLRERFNQGNATAANNVTTWSGTCYITPLIGAFLADSYLGRYWTISSFSIVYVIGMILLTLSASAPGLKPSCDANGCHPTSAQTATCFIALYLIALGTGGIKPCVSAFGADQFDDSDEKEKIKKSSFFNWFYFSINIGALVASSVLVWIQMNVGWGWGFGVPAVAMVIAIIFFFGGSRLYRLQIPGGSPLTRICQVIVAALRKIGLQVPNDKSLLHETIDLESVIKGSRKLDHTNRFKCLDKAAVETESDHTKDLSNPWRLCTVTQVEELKSVISLLPVWASLIAFATVYGQMSTMFVLQGNTMDQRIGPHFKIPSASLTIFDTLSVIFWAPVYDRFIVPFASKYTGHKQGFTQLQRMGIGLVISTIAMVVAGILEVYRLGIVRKNNYYDVETIPLSIFWQVPQYFLVGCAEVFTNIGSLEFFYGQAPDAMRSLGMALSLTTNALGNYISTLLVIIVTKVTTRHGKLGWIPDNLNRGHLDYFYWLLTVLSFLNFLVYLWVAKRYRYKKVAGNAH, encoded by the exons ATGGCAGAAGATGACATATATACACAAGATGGGACCATTACCATCTCCAAAAAACCTGCCAACAAGAAAAAGACTGGAAATTGGAAAGCTTGCTATTTTATTCTTG GAAATGAATGTTCTGAGAGATTGGCATACTATGGTATGAGTACAAACCTGGTGAACTATCTTCGGGAGCGTTTCAACCAGGGAAATGCAACCGCTGCAAATAATGTCACAACCTGGTCAGGCACATGCTACATCACACCATTGATTGGAGCCTTTCTAGCTGATTCATACTTGGGAAGATACTGGACAATTTCCAGTTTCTCAATTGTCTATGTTATT GGGATGATACTCTTAACATTGTCTGCTTCTGCCCCTGGACTAAAGCCATCATGTGATGCTAATGGTTGCCATCCAACATCTGCACAAACCGCAACTTGCTTCATAGCACTCTACCTGATTGCTCTTGGAACTGGTGGTATCAAGCCATGTGTCTCAGCTTTTGGTGCAGACCAATTTGATGATTCGGAcgagaaagagaaaataaagaagagcTCTTTCTTCAATTGGTTTTACTTCTCTATTAATATTGGTGCTCTTGTTGCTTCCTCAGTGTTAGTTTGGATACAGATGAATGTTGGCTGGGGATGGGGTTTTGGAGTTCCTGCTGTTGCAATGGTCATtgcaattatatttttctttggtgGTAGCCGGCTCTACAGACTCCAAATACCTGGAGGCAGTCCCCTTACAAGGATTTGTCAAGTAATAGTTGCAGCCTTGAGGAAAATCGGTCTTCAAGTGCCCAATGATAAATCTCTTCTTCATGAGACAATAGATCTAGAATCTGTCATCAAAGGGAGCCGCAAGCTTGATCACACAAACCGCTTCAA GTGTTTGGATAAGGCAGCTGTAGAGACCGAATCTGATCATACCAAAGACTTGTCAAATCCTTGGAGGCTTTGCACAGTAACACAAGTTGAGGAACTCAAATCAGTAATCTCATTACTCCCAGTTTGGGCATCATTGATTGCCTTTGCAACTGTGTACGGTCAAATGAGCACCATGTTTGTTCTCCAAGGCAACACAATGGACCAGCGCATTGGTCCTCACTTCAAAATCCCATCAGCATCCCTCACCATTTTTGACACCCTAAGTGTCATCTTCTGGGCTCCGGTGTATGACCGCTTCATTGTCCCATTTGCAAGCAAGTACACTGGCCACAAACAAGGATTCACACAACTCCAAAGAATGGGAATTGGCCTTGTGATCTCCACTATAGCCATGGTTGTTGCTGGCATTCTAGAAGTCTATCGCCTCGGCATAGTCAGGAAAAACAACTACTATGATGTTGAGACCATCCCCTTGTCAATCTTCTGGCAAGTACCACAATATTTTCTTGTTGGATGTGCAGAAGTTTTCACCAACATTGGTTCCTTAGAGTTCTTTTATGGTCAGGCACCAGATGCTATGAGAAGCCTTGGTATGGCTCTCTCACTCACAACTAATGCGTTGGGAAATTACATTAGCACCCTTCTTGTCATTATTGTAACTAAGGTTACCACAAGACATGGTAAGCTTGGTTGGATTCCAGACAATCTAAATAGAGGTCATCTTGACTACTTCTACTGGCTTTTGACCGTTCTCAGCTTTCTCAATTTCCTTGTGTATCTCTGGGTTGCAAAGAGGTACAGGTACAAGAAGGTAGCTGGAAATGCTCATTGA